In Musa acuminata AAA Group cultivar baxijiao chromosome BXJ2-10, Cavendish_Baxijiao_AAA, whole genome shotgun sequence, a genomic segment contains:
- the LOC135625053 gene encoding non-specific lipid transfer protein GPI-anchored 11-like, translating into MAGDRTGVWVLFLLLLWLTTAIMHGDGAPVAAPAPSPDCSSALLDLADCLSFVENGSTVAKPEGQCCSGLKKVVKEDVICLCEVLKQGPSLGVNLTKALTLPSACKLSTPPFSKCNISIAGVPAAAPAPTPSLGSPSSSSSSSSSVPTGAPSPSSPGKSNAALQLPSLGFLIGSMAVSLWLLCVSHGLEF; encoded by the exons ATGGCTGGAGATAGGACTGGCGTTTgggttctcttcctcctcctcctgtggTTGACCACAGCCATTATGCATGGTGATGGAGCTCCTGTTGCTGCACCAGCACCCTCCCCGGACTGCTCCTCTGCTCTGCTTGACCTTGCTGACTGCCTCTCCTTTGTGGAGAATGGGAGCACAGTGGCCAAGCCGGAAGGGCAGTGCTGCTCTGGCCTCAAGAAGGTGGTCAAGGAAGATGTCATCTGCCTCTGTGAAGTTCTCAAGCAAGGACCAAGCCTTGGTGTCAACCTCACCAAGGCCCTCACCCTTCCATCTGCCTGCAAGCTCTCCACCCCTCCCTTCAGCAAATGCAACa TTTCCATTGCTGGTGTTCCTGCTGCAGCTCCTG CTCCAACTCCCTCACTTGGATcaccttcttcgtcttcttcttcttcttcttctgtgccAACTGGAGCCCCATCTCCATCGTCCCCGGGCAAGTCCAATGCAGCACTACAGCTTCCATCCTTGGGGTTCCTGATTGGAAGCATGGCAGTGAGTCTCTGGTTGCTCTGCGTGTCCCACGGACTGGAATTTTAG
- the LOC135625767 gene encoding protein SOSEKI 2-like, whose translation MEVRGGRGRRLSSRETSPDRARLGCSQLQHKQQQQRSLRPLRKVQIIYYLSWNGQLEHPHFIELPYLPNQQLRLRAFSSGHLSIGLFICESRKRSYKNGYVWNDLAENDVIFPADGVEYVLKGSEIIPGAYERFQHVAARSRRLKALPAPRKLHLELEEDEGEEGELGEDEEGAEEVRCGKRNVDGARHSRRSCGVSTEEIERTDNLTTVRSHRHHQHGPMELPLDDSSPPSSTSSDKPPAHAPCSGASQRFEDADPAPEPGLTRNSVLLQLIACGSAALKGSSRTSGGTIKTATAAGGGQRNTGLHRGLVSRLASRAAEEDEVVRCVQENPRFCHPLIEDKEYFSGSIVEGSRAPPEPSLKKSSSYNEER comes from the exons ATGGAGGTCAGGGGTGGAAGAGGGAGGAGGCTAAGCAGCAGGGAGACCAGCCCGGATCGAGCCAGACTGGGCTGCTCACAGCTGCAacacaagcagcagcagcagaggtcCTTGAGGCCTCTGAGGAAAGTTCAGATAATATACTACCTCAGCTGGAATGGCCAGTTGGAGCATCCTCACTTCATCGAGCTCCCTTACCTCCCAAACCAACAGCTCCGCCTCAGAG CCTTCTCTTCCGGCCATTTGTCAATCGGCTTGTTCATTTGTGAATCACGAAAAAGGAGCTATAAAAATGGGTACGTGTGGAATGACTTGGCCGAGAACGACGTTATCTTCCCGGCGGACGGCGTCGAGTACGTGCTGAAAGGCTCCGAGATCATCCCTGGCGCATATG AGCGTTTCCAACACGTTGCTGCTCGCAGCAGGCGGCTGAAAGCGCTTCCTGCCCCCCGTAAACTCCACTTGGAATTAGAGGAAgacgaaggggaggaaggagaactgGGAGAGGATGAAGAGGGTGCAGAGGAGGTGAGATGCGGTAAGCGCAACGTGGATGGCGCACGTCACTCTCGGCGTTCCTGCGGCGTTTCGACGGAGGAGATCGAGCGAACCGACAACCTGACCACGGTTCGGTCCCACCGCCACCACCAACATGGCCCCATGGAGCTGCCCCTGGACGACTCCTCCCcgccctcctccacctcctccgacAAACCCCCCGCCCACGCCCCCTGCAGCGGCGCCTCCCAGAGGTTCGAGGATGCCGACCCGGCGCCGGAACCGGGTCTGACTCGGAACTCGGTCCTGCTCCAACTCATCGCCTGTGGGTCCGCGGCACTGAAGGGAAGCAGCCGCACCAGCGGCGGGACCATCAAGACAGCCACCGCCGCAGGTGGCGGGCAGAGGAACACCGGGCTCCACCGCGGGCTGGTGAGTCGACTCGCGAGCCGGGCGGCTGAGGAGGACGAGGTGGTTCGTTGCGTCCAGGAGAACCCTCGGTTCTGTCACCCCCTCATAGAGGACAAGGAGTACTTCAGCGGGAGCATAGTCGAAGGGAGCAGAGCACCACCTGAGCCTTCTCTCAAGAAGTCTTCCTCCTACAACGAAGAAAGGTGA
- the LOC135625768 gene encoding uncharacterized protein LOC135625768, with protein MPNSCGSLPSMEETGGDGKLKLKSLDGAYDPICVLTVAPAECSSTCRGPSWSSCLAPAPQHEPDFIPAYSPVKPARRNPSPGPKRPEKGNVINPPFAWATDRRATIHTLRHLVSRGITEIHGESQCKRCEARRVIRYDLVDKFAAVAGFFGANQHHMHDRAPSKWMRPTFPDCEACGQRNCVRPILSEKKREINWLFMLLGQTLGYCTHKQLKYFCKYSANHRTGAKNRLVYLTYRSLCKQLDPTLRF; from the coding sequence ATGCCGAACTCTTGCGGATCTCTGCCATCCATGGAGGAAACGGGAGGAGATGGAAAGCTAAAGCTAAAGAGCCTCGATGGTGCATATGATCCCATCTGTGTGCTTACTGTTGCACCCGCCGAGTGTTCCTCCACCTGTCGCGGGCCAAGTTGGTCCTCTTGTCTTGCGCCTGCTCCGCAACATGAGCCGGATTTCATTCCTGCTTACTCTCCGGTGAAGCCCGCCCGGCGGAACCCTAGCCCGGGACCGAAGAGACCCGAGAAGGGCAACGTCATAAACCCTCCCTTCGCCTGGGCCACCGACCGCCGCGCCACCATCCACACCCTCCGCCACTTGGTCTCCCGTGGCATCACGGAGATCCACGGCGAGTCGCAGTGCAAGCGGTGCGAGGCGCGCCGGGTGATCAGGTACGATTTGGTGGACAAGTTCGCCGCAGTCGCGGGCTTCTTCGGCGCCAACCAGCACCACATGCACGACCGAGCGCCGTCCAAGTGGATGCGCCCGACGTTCCCGGACTGCGAGGCCTGCGGGCAGCGCAACTGCGTGCGGCCGATCTTGTCCGAGAAGAAGCGCGAGATCAACTGGTTGTTCATGCTGCTAGGGCAGACGCTGGGCTACTGCACGCACAAGCAACTCAAGTACTTCTGCAAGTACAGCGCGAACCATCGCACCGGCGCCAAGAACCGGCTCGTCTATCTCACCTATCGCAGTCTCTGCAAGCAGCTCGATCCTACCTTGCGCTTTTGA